A genomic segment from Triticum dicoccoides isolate Atlit2015 ecotype Zavitan chromosome 1A, WEW_v2.0, whole genome shotgun sequence encodes:
- the LOC119285827 gene encoding universal stress protein PHOS34-like, with protein MAATHHPASPTGAGKSPSSSPSPPTPVRLAAAQAAAVAAIQPSSPRYFFSSLAASSSPHRRIAIAVDLSDESAFAVKWAVQNYLRPGDAVVLLHVRPTSVLYGADWGSIPVSVDDGDAEGEGGGAAPASGDPEEDARKKREEDFDAFTSTKSQDLAQPLVAAQIPFKIHIVKDHDMKERLCLEAERLGLSAMIMGSRGFGASRRAGNGRLGSVSDYCVHHCVCPVVVVRYPDDAGAAGGAESVGDELRTVPENEVVFHEAPEGQKEN; from the exons ATGGCGGCGACGCACCACCCGGCCTCCCCGACCGGCGCCGGCaagtccccctcctcctccccctcgccgccgacgccTGTGCGCctggcggcggcgcaggcggcggcggtggcggcgatccAGCCCAGCTCGCCGCGCTACTTCTTCTCCTCCCtcgcggcctcctcctcgccgcaccgccgcatcgccatcgccgtcgaccTGTCCGACGAGTCCGCCTTCGCCGTCAAGTGGGCCGTGCAGAACTACCTGCGCCCGGGCGACGCCGTGGTGCTCCTCCACGTGCGCCCCACCTCCGTGCTCTACGGCGCCGACTGGGGCTCCATCCCCGTCTCCGTCGACGACGGCGACGcggagggggaaggaggaggcgcgGCGCCGGCGTCCGGGGACCCGGAGGAGGACGCGCGCAAGAAGCGGGAGGAGGACTTCGACGCCTTCACCTCCACCAAGTCGCAGGACCTGGCGCAGCCGCTCGTCGCCGCGCAGATCCCCTTCAAGATCCACATCGTCAAGGACCACGACATGAAGGAGCGCCTCTGCCTCGAGGCCGAGCGCCTCGGCCTCTCCGCCATGATCATGGGCAGCCGCGGCTTCGGCGCCTCCCGCAGGGCAGGCAACGGCAGGCTCGGGAGTGTCAGCGACTACTGCGTGCACCACTGCGTCTGCCCCGTCGTGGTTGTCAGGTACCCTGATGACGCCGGAGCGGCTGGCGGTGCCGAGTCTGTGGGGGATGAGCTGCGGACGGTGCCTGAGAACGAGGTGGTGTTCCACGAGGCGCCAGAGGGTCAGAAAG AAAACTGA
- the LOC119317905 gene encoding uncharacterized protein LOC119317905 isoform X2, whose product MQQQQPALLGTGGGGEHWDVMMEDTLMSQGELASIDAPRFDGADFESWQVMMRGHLAWSHPLVWSIVETGFSCADEANPTDLELRKMYYNAQAMNAIHSALSDDRLYRIWHLDTAKEVWDALQVMHEDTPTVRRLKIKQLREKMRLFAWRKGESADQMHTRLWNLAIDLNRLGCKEVDDPYVVWTMLRAMAPRKPAFVDGIRREPGFEELTPLDVLHNFQVYDCRQELSRILMRGTRGRSRTLSRRASPPTMQIAPEKRLASMARAIYHGSAG is encoded by the exons atgcagcagcagcagccggccCTCCTCGGCACAG GGGGAGGCGGCGAGCACTGGGACGTGATGATGGAGGACACGCTCATGTCGCAGGGCGAGCTCGCCTCCATCGACGCGCCCCGCTTCGACGGCGCGGACTTCGAGTCATGGCAGGTCATGATGAGAGGCCACCTGGCTTGGTCACACCCTCTTGTGTGGAGCATAGTGGAAACCGGCTTCTCTTGTGCGGACGAGGCAAATCCGACGGACCTCGAGCTGAGGAAGATGTACTACAATGCCCAAGCCATGAACGCCATACACTCTGCCCTCAGCGATGACCGGCTCTACCGGATCTGGCACCTTGACACTGCCAAGGAGGTCTGGGACGCCCTCCAGGTCATGCACGAAGACACCCCGACCGTCCGCCGGTTAAAGATCAAACAGCTGAGGGAGAAGATGAGGTTGTTTGCGTGGAGGAAGGGCGAGTCTGCCGATCAGATGCATACAAGGCTCTGGAATCTGGCCATTGACCTGAATCGCCTTGGTTGCAAAGAGGTGGACGACCCTTATGTCGTGTGGACGATGCTTCGTGCCATGGCGCCTAGGAAGCCGGCCTTTGTGGACGGCATTCGCCGGGAGCCTGGCTTTGAAGAGCTCACCCCTCTGGATGTGCTCCACAACTTCCAAGTCTACGACTGCAGGCAAGAGCTATCCAGAATACTCATGCGCGGTACGCGAGGGCGAAGCCGGACACTGTCACGCCGAGCGAGCCCGCCGACGATGCAGATTGCTCCGGAGAAGCGCCTCGCTTCGATGGCACGCGCTATCTATCATGGCAGCGCAGGATGA